A single Fusobacterium hominis DNA region contains:
- the rpmB gene encoding 50S ribosomal protein L28, which produces MQRCEITGVGIITGNQISHSHRLTRRAWRPNLQLTTINVNGTSLRVKVCSKTLKTLKGLNEAETLKFLKANAATLSSKVAKALCK; this is translated from the coding sequence ATGCAAAGATGTGAAATTACAGGAGTTGGGATCATTACTGGAAATCAAATTTCTCACTCTCATAGACTAACTAGAAGAGCATGGAGACCTAACTTACAACTTACAACTATTAATGTAAACGGAACTTCTTTAAGAGTTAAAGTTTGTTCAAAAACTTTAAAAACTTTAAAAGGGCTTAACGAAGCTGAAACTCTTAAATTCTTAAAAGCTAACGCTGCTACATTAAGTTCAAAAGTTGCAAAAGCTTTATGCAAATAG
- a CDS encoding TRAP transporter small permease — translation MKKLEIDDFIACVFLVITITVVIVNVFMRYFFNAPLKSAEEIATICFIWSIFVGGASCYRKHMHMGIDILTHLFPKSMKKYLELFINIVVSIIIGVIFYLSVTFSIGARFKPTPVLGISSLYENASLIVGFGLIFIYSVNNLIKSIKTIAGKKGDMNV, via the coding sequence ATGAAAAAATTAGAAATAGATGATTTTATAGCCTGTGTATTTTTAGTAATTACAATAACTGTAGTAATAGTTAATGTATTTATGAGATACTTCTTTAACGCTCCCTTGAAAAGTGCTGAAGAGATAGCAACTATTTGTTTTATATGGTCTATCTTTGTAGGTGGTGCAAGTTGTTATAGAAAACACATGCACATGGGAATTGATATTTTAACACATCTATTTCCCAAAAGTATGAAGAAATATCTAGAACTTTTTATAAATATAGTTGTATCAATTATAATCGGAGTAATTTTCTATCTAAGTGTTACATTTAGCATAGGTGCTAGATTTAAACCAACTCCAGTTTTAGGTATATCATCATTATATGAAAATGCATCGCTTATAGTTGGATTTGGACTGATATTTATATATTCAGTAAACAATCTAATTAAAAGTATAAAAACCATAGCAGGGAAAAAAGGTGATATGAATGTATAG
- the rpsR gene encoding 30S ribosomal protein S18, with protein sequence MAEYRRRRARLRVKAEEIDYKNVDLIKRFVSDKGKINPSRVTGANARLQRKIAKAIKRARNIALIPYTRIEK encoded by the coding sequence ATGGCAGAATACAGAAGAAGAAGAGCTAGATTAAGAGTTAAAGCTGAAGAAATTGATTATAAAAATGTAGATCTTATCAAAAGATTCGTATCTGATAAAGGAAAAATCAATCCTTCTAGAGTAACTGGTGCTAACGCTAGATTACAAAGAAAGATAGCTAAAGCTATAAAAAGAGCTAGAAATATCGCTTTAATTCCTTACACTAGAATAGAAAAATAA
- a CDS encoding outer membrane beta-barrel protein: MKKILLGLFALSAMAVASEGTNIYLRAGLDPYGRFKEVKHENVNITKSSRKNLGYELSVEATQNVTPNFDFGLGLGYEDHGRPKAAKNGDQEFGKLPRFRSIPLYVTAKYDIPVESKWNPYFKVDLGYSFNMKNKKTINYKEQEWKTSYKNGMYWGAGIGIEYENVVADLMYKMNYGKVRIKNETTGNSSSPKINYGRIALSVGYRFNF; encoded by the coding sequence ATGAAAAAAATATTATTAGGACTGTTTGCTCTTTCAGCAATGGCAGTAGCATCTGAGGGGACAAATATTTATTTAAGAGCAGGATTAGATCCATATGGAAGATTTAAAGAAGTAAAACATGAAAATGTTAATATCACTAAAAGTAGTCGTAAAAATTTAGGATATGAATTATCAGTTGAAGCAACTCAAAATGTAACACCTAATTTTGATTTCGGATTAGGATTAGGATATGAAGATCATGGTAGACCAAAAGCAGCTAAAAATGGTGACCAAGAATTTGGAAAACTACCAAGATTTAGATCAATTCCATTATACGTTACAGCAAAATATGATATCCCAGTAGAATCAAAATGGAATCCATACTTTAAAGTAGATTTAGGATATTCATTTAATATGAAAAACAAAAAAACAATAAACTACAAAGAACAAGAATGGAAAACTTCATACAAAAATGGAATGTATTGGGGAGCAGGAATTGGAATAGAATACGAAAACGTAGTTGCAGATCTTATGTATAAAATGAACTATGGTAAAGTTAGAATTAAAAATGAAACAACTGGAAATAGTTCAAGTCCAAAAATCAATTATGGAAGAATTGCATTATCTGTAGGTTACAGATTTAACTTCTAA
- a CDS encoding endonuclease MutS2, producing MNEHSYKVLEFDKLKGVLAEYSAIEENHYKIMNLTPFKDYSSLNRELDILRDFTDFVMYDGGFETAGMKDICKMTEKSQLIGTYLEVDDLWDINYNLRIFRTFKNKLEDLGKYRDLREYFKDVPILRGVEDIINKSIDNNREIKDDASLDLRDIRLRQKTLALNIKRKFDELFEMPQFANVFQEKIVTERDGRSVVPVKADFKGQIKGIEHDRSASGQTVFIEPLSIVALNNKMREFETKEKEEIRKILLRITEHVRNNRDDINAVGKAILYLDMLNARASFGIEKKCVIPNINNREILSLVDARHPFIPEDKIVPLSFEIGKDYETLLITGPNTGGKTVALKTAGLLTLMALSGIPIPAHEHTSIGFFTSVFADIGDEQSIEQSLSSFSAHLKNIQFILDNITKSSLVLLDELGSGTDPTEGSAFAMAVIDYLKDRKCRSIITTHYSEVKAHGYNEEGIETASMEFDVNTLSPTYKLLIGIPGESNALTIAKRLGVSEEVIAKAKSYISDDNKKIEKMITNIKEKSDELDGMKEQVEALKAKAKQDRDEYAEKLRVLEKEKNEILKQAYEKADAMMREMQAKAVALVEKIQKEENKKEDIKNVQKSLNMLRSALQDDKKKTVEEKPKIARKVDYKRGDKVFVNSLNQFATVLKINTSKETVQVQAGILKLEVSMDDVKVIKEKTHKEYNTVSVNRSSVRNEIDLRGKMVDEAVFELETYLDRAMMNSYSEVYIIHGKGTGALREGIINYLKNCRYVKEYRLGGHGEGGLGCTVVTLK from the coding sequence ATGAACGAACATAGCTACAAAGTATTAGAATTTGATAAGCTAAAAGGAGTTTTAGCAGAGTATAGTGCAATAGAAGAAAATCACTATAAAATAATGAATCTGACTCCATTTAAAGATTATAGTTCGTTAAATAGAGAGTTAGACATATTGAGAGATTTTACAGATTTTGTAATGTATGACGGTGGGTTTGAAACTGCTGGAATGAAAGATATCTGTAAGATGACAGAAAAATCACAACTTATAGGGACATATCTTGAGGTAGATGACCTTTGGGATATCAACTACAACTTGAGAATATTTAGAACATTTAAAAATAAACTTGAAGATTTAGGAAAATATAGAGATTTGAGAGAATACTTTAAAGATGTACCTATTTTAAGAGGAGTAGAAGATATCATCAACAAAAGTATTGATAACAATCGTGAAATAAAAGATGATGCTTCACTAGACTTAAGAGATATCAGATTGCGTCAAAAAACTCTTGCTTTAAATATAAAAAGAAAGTTTGATGAACTTTTTGAAATGCCACAATTTGCAAATGTATTTCAAGAAAAGATCGTAACAGAAAGAGATGGAAGAAGTGTTGTTCCTGTAAAAGCTGACTTTAAAGGGCAGATAAAAGGGATAGAACATGATAGATCTGCAAGTGGACAAACAGTATTTATTGAACCTCTATCAATAGTTGCTCTAAATAATAAAATGAGAGAGTTTGAAACAAAAGAAAAAGAAGAGATTAGAAAAATTTTACTTAGAATTACAGAGCATGTAAGAAACAATAGAGATGATATAAATGCAGTTGGAAAAGCTATATTATATCTTGATATGTTAAATGCAAGAGCTTCTTTCGGTATAGAAAAAAAATGTGTAATTCCAAATATTAACAATAGAGAGATACTAAGTCTTGTAGATGCAAGACACCCATTTATTCCTGAAGATAAGATAGTACCTCTATCTTTTGAAATAGGAAAAGACTATGAAACACTACTTATAACAGGACCTAATACTGGGGGTAAAACAGTTGCTTTAAAAACAGCTGGACTACTTACTCTTATGGCTTTAAGTGGAATTCCTATTCCTGCTCATGAGCATACAAGTATAGGATTTTTTACAAGTGTATTTGCAGATATTGGTGATGAACAAAGTATAGAACAATCTCTATCATCATTTTCGGCACACTTAAAAAATATTCAATTTATTTTAGATAATATTACAAAATCATCTTTAGTTTTATTAGATGAGTTGGGATCAGGAACAGACCCAACAGAAGGATCAGCTTTTGCAATGGCTGTTATTGACTATTTAAAAGATAGAAAATGTAGATCAATTATAACTACTCACTACAGTGAAGTAAAAGCTCATGGATATAATGAAGAGGGAATAGAAACTGCATCAATGGAATTTGATGTAAATACACTATCTCCTACTTATAAACTACTTATTGGAATACCAGGAGAAAGTAATGCATTAACTATTGCAAAACGTCTTGGAGTATCAGAAGAAGTTATAGCAAAAGCAAAGAGCTATATAAGTGATGATAATAAAAAAATAGAAAAGATGATCACAAATATAAAAGAAAAATCTGATGAATTAGATGGTATGAAAGAGCAAGTTGAAGCTTTAAAGGCAAAAGCAAAACAAGATAGAGATGAGTATGCTGAAAAACTAAGAGTTCTTGAAAAAGAAAAGAATGAGATTTTGAAACAAGCATATGAAAAAGCAGATGCTATGATGAGAGAAATGCAAGCTAAAGCAGTTGCATTAGTTGAAAAGATTCAAAAAGAAGAGAATAAAAAAGAGGATATTAAAAACGTTCAAAAGAGTCTTAATATGCTTAGATCAGCTCTTCAAGATGACAAGAAGAAAACAGTTGAAGAAAAACCAAAAATTGCTAGAAAAGTTGATTATAAACGTGGAGACAAAGTATTTGTTAATAGCTTAAATCAATTTGCAACAGTTTTAAAGATAAATACAAGCAAAGAAACAGTTCAAGTTCAAGCAGGTATATTAAAACTTGAAGTATCTATGGACGACGTAAAAGTAATAAAAGAAAAAACTCACAAAGAATATAATACAGTATCAGTAAATAGAAGTTCAGTTAGAAACGAAATTGACTTGAGAGGAAAAATGGTTGACGAAGCTGTTTTTGAACTTGAGACATATCTAGATAGAGCAATGATGAATTCTTATTCAGAAGTATATATAATTCATGGAAAAGGAACAGGTGCTCTAAGAGAAGGAATAATAAACTATTTGAAAAATTGTAGATATGTTAAAGAGTACAGACTTGGAGGTCATGGAGAAGGAGGACTTGGATGTACTGTGGTGACGCTGAAATAA
- a CDS encoding C4-dicarboxylate TRAP transporter substrate-binding protein — protein sequence MRKKLILSGILSLIFMFLFAGCKGDGQKANRPRVIKVSHVFQTNEPTHIYISQAADRINEKLKGQIEFQVYPNGELPSYKDAIEQVMRGSDFVSVVDPSYIGDYVPDFTALVGPMLYTTYKQYTNVTSSDFVKDLEKQAEAKGIKVLSLDFIFGFRHIVTNEVITTPEDLKGVKIRVPASKLWIDTFNALGANPVAMPWSETVSALQQKVIDGTETTYSFMSNSKLYELRKNVALTSHFLGTGGVYISTKVWDSFTDEQKQVIQEEITQAAIDNNKRMAELDEEFKQDIVAHGMILNDVNIDAFREKTKKVFDEFPGFSPNVYEKIIEAEQDN from the coding sequence ATGAGAAAAAAACTTATACTATCAGGAATACTTAGTTTAATTTTTATGTTTTTATTTGCAGGGTGTAAAGGTGATGGTCAAAAAGCAAATAGGCCACGTGTAATAAAGGTAAGTCATGTGTTTCAAACAAATGAACCAACTCATATTTATATTTCACAAGCAGCAGATAGAATCAATGAAAAGTTAAAAGGACAAATTGAATTTCAAGTTTATCCAAATGGAGAATTACCTTCATACAAAGATGCTATTGAACAAGTAATGAGAGGAAGCGACTTTGTATCTGTAGTAGACCCAAGTTACATAGGAGATTACGTACCAGATTTTACTGCTTTAGTTGGTCCTATGTTGTATACAACATACAAACAATATACAAATGTAACAAGTAGTGATTTTGTAAAAGATCTTGAAAAACAAGCTGAAGCAAAAGGTATAAAAGTATTATCACTTGACTTTATATTTGGATTTAGACATATAGTTACAAATGAAGTAATAACAACTCCAGAAGATTTAAAAGGTGTCAAAATTAGAGTTCCAGCTAGTAAATTATGGATAGATACATTTAATGCACTAGGAGCAAATCCAGTAGCTATGCCATGGAGTGAAACAGTAAGTGCTCTACAACAAAAGGTAATAGATGGAACAGAAACTACTTACTCTTTTATGTCTAACAGTAAATTATACGAATTAAGAAAAAATGTAGCATTAACTAGCCATTTCTTAGGAACAGGTGGAGTATATATCTCTACAAAAGTTTGGGATTCATTTACAGATGAACAAAAACAAGTTATTCAAGAAGAAATTACTCAAGCTGCAATAGATAATAACAAAAGAATGGCAGAATTAGATGAAGAATTTAAACAGGATATCGTAGCTCATGGAATGATCTTAAATGATGTAAATATAGATGCTTTTAGAGAAAAAACTAAAAAAGTATTTGATGAATTTCCTGGATTTTCTCCAAACGTATACGAAAAAATTATAGAAGCTGAACAAGATAATTAG
- the ftsZ gene encoding cell division protein FtsZ: protein MLIDQELVKIKVLGAGGAGGNAINDMISSGVGGVEYIAANTDAQDLGKSLADIRIQLGEKLTRGLGAGADPEIGREAAEEDVDKIKGLLEETDMLFITAGMGGGTGTGSAPVIAKVAKELGVLTVAIVTRPFSFEGRKRKNNADMGIENLKKSVDALVIIPNDKLFELPDKTITLQNAFKEANNILKIGIKGVADLMIGNGLINLDFADVKATMLNSGIAVLGFGQGEGENRAIKATEKALQSPLLEKSILGASKILINITGSPDITLMEAQTIADMIRDAAGKTADDVMFGLVTDEQYGDKVQVTIIANNFVNEEEKNEPFINIDTAKSEEAAKEVKEEKEKPNLDLPPWVRKR, encoded by the coding sequence ATGTTGATTGATCAAGAGTTAGTTAAAATAAAGGTATTAGGAGCAGGAGGAGCAGGAGGAAACGCAATAAACGATATGATTTCTTCAGGTGTTGGAGGAGTTGAGTATATAGCTGCCAATACTGACGCTCAAGATTTAGGAAAATCTCTTGCTGATATAAGAATTCAATTAGGGGAAAAATTAACTAGAGGGTTAGGAGCTGGAGCTGACCCAGAAATAGGAAGAGAAGCTGCAGAAGAAGATGTAGATAAAATAAAAGGTCTTTTAGAAGAAACAGATATGTTATTTATTACAGCGGGTATGGGTGGAGGAACTGGAACAGGTTCTGCACCAGTTATTGCAAAAGTAGCAAAAGAATTAGGAGTACTAACTGTTGCTATAGTAACAAGACCATTTTCTTTTGAAGGAAGAAAAAGAAAAAATAATGCTGATATGGGAATAGAAAATTTAAAGAAATCTGTTGACGCTTTAGTAATTATTCCAAATGATAAATTATTTGAATTACCAGATAAAACAATAACATTACAAAATGCTTTCAAAGAAGCAAATAATATCTTAAAAATAGGTATTAAGGGTGTTGCTGATCTTATGATAGGTAACGGACTTATTAACCTTGACTTTGCTGACGTAAAAGCAACTATGTTAAATTCAGGAATTGCTGTATTAGGATTTGGACAAGGAGAAGGAGAAAATAGAGCTATAAAAGCTACTGAAAAAGCACTTCAATCTCCATTACTTGAAAAATCAATCTTAGGAGCAAGTAAAATATTAATAAACATCACAGGATCACCAGATATCACACTTATGGAAGCTCAAACAATAGCTGACATGATAAGAGATGCTGCTGGTAAAACTGCTGATGATGTAATGTTTGGACTTGTAACAGATGAACAATATGGAGATAAAGTTCAAGTTACTATCATTGCAAATAACTTTGTTAATGAAGAAGAAAAAAATGAACCATTTATAAATATTGATACAGCAAAATCAGAAGAAGCTGCAAAGGAAGTAAAAGAAGAAAAGGAAAAACCAAATCTTGATCTACCACCTTGGGTAAGAAAAAGATAA
- the ispD gene encoding 2-C-methyl-D-erythritol 4-phosphate cytidylyltransferase, whose product MYCGDAEIKHKVTMIVAAAGVGKRMNLGYPKQFLEWKGKPLFIFPLNVAQKSSIIDDIIISTNPENIQKVREFCEDFGITKVRAVVAGGKERQDSIYNALSYDKDSDIIIVQDGVRPFLKEKYIEECCRVVADEKKGAVVGVHVKDTIKVVDSNLEVVSTPKRADLIAVHTPQAFSGNILKKAYSMAKNDNFIGTDDSSLVERIGEKVKIIIGDYDNVKITTQEDLNFLNREAK is encoded by the coding sequence ATGTACTGTGGTGACGCTGAAATAAAACACAAGGTTACCATGATTGTAGCAGCTGCAGGAGTTGGAAAGAGGATGAACCTAGGATATCCCAAGCAATTTCTTGAGTGGAAGGGAAAGCCTCTTTTTATATTCCCTCTTAATGTAGCTCAAAAAAGCTCGATAATAGATGATATAATTATATCAACAAACCCTGAAAATATTCAAAAAGTGAGAGAATTTTGTGAGGATTTTGGGATAACAAAAGTAAGAGCTGTGGTAGCTGGTGGAAAAGAAAGACAAGATTCAATATATAATGCCTTATCATATGATAAAGACAGTGATATAATTATCGTACAAGATGGAGTGAGACCATTTTTAAAAGAAAAATATATTGAAGAGTGTTGTAGAGTAGTTGCAGATGAAAAAAAAGGTGCTGTAGTTGGAGTTCATGTAAAGGATACAATTAAGGTTGTAGATAGCAACTTAGAAGTTGTATCTACACCAAAAAGAGCAGATTTAATAGCTGTGCATACTCCTCAAGCATTTAGTGGCAATATACTTAAAAAAGCCTATAGTATGGCAAAAAATGATAATTTTATTGGAACAGATGATTCTTCTTTAGTAGAGCGTATAGGAGAAAAGGTAAAAATCATAATCGGAGATTATGACAATGTAAAAATAACTACACAGGAAGACTTAAATTTTTTAAATCGGGAGGCAAAATGA
- a CDS encoding LacI family DNA-binding transcriptional regulator translates to MNSKKLAEITGFSRSTISKVVNGYSDISEETRKKVLAAIEKYKYFPNKSAQKLAGKTSRIIGLLVYTGQSSNDDKKHKKIEESLYYSELISKIVDAAEARGYFVLVSYIDKNGATWEEIFSNGVIDGAIVITGGKGYKEIELLVKSGNNIVLLDYEKDIENANAITINPSHFNGGYIATDHLIKNGHKKILHLTGELRRKTSIERAKGYKKCLEDYGIKESHIIPGRFSKENAFRIIDLYIQKHKTFDYTGIFAGNDYIAFGAIEALKKHGISVPEDVSIVGYDNMELCNYSTPKITSINHLDLNIAEKAIDNLIKMISGRRQKKKRSCIRIIQRESVKKIK, encoded by the coding sequence GTGAACAGTAAAAAACTTGCAGAAATAACTGGTTTTTCAAGAAGTACCATATCTAAAGTGGTAAATGGATATTCAGATATTTCAGAAGAAACTAGGAAAAAAGTGCTAGCTGCTATCGAAAAATACAAATATTTTCCCAATAAATCAGCACAGAAGCTCGCTGGTAAAACAAGTAGGATAATCGGGCTTTTGGTTTATACTGGGCAGTCGAGCAATGATGATAAGAAACACAAAAAAATTGAAGAATCCCTTTATTACTCAGAACTAATTTCGAAAATTGTAGATGCAGCAGAGGCAAGAGGATATTTTGTACTTGTATCTTATATTGACAAAAATGGAGCAACTTGGGAAGAGATTTTTTCAAATGGGGTAATTGATGGAGCTATTGTTATTACAGGAGGAAAAGGTTATAAAGAGATAGAACTTTTAGTAAAATCAGGTAATAATATTGTGCTTTTAGACTATGAAAAAGATATAGAAAATGCAAATGCAATTACTATAAATCCTAGTCATTTTAATGGAGGATACATAGCTACTGACCATTTGATAAAAAATGGGCACAAAAAAATACTTCATCTTACAGGTGAACTTAGAAGAAAGACATCTATAGAAAGAGCAAAAGGATACAAAAAGTGTTTAGAAGATTATGGAATAAAAGAAAGTCATATTATTCCAGGAAGATTTTCTAAAGAAAATGCTTTTAGAATAATTGATTTATATATTCAAAAACATAAAACATTTGATTATACAGGAATATTTGCAGGAAATGACTACATAGCTTTTGGGGCTATTGAAGCTTTGAAAAAACATGGAATTTCAGTTCCAGAAGATGTATCAATAGTAGGTTATGACAACATGGAGCTTTGTAACTACAGTACTCCTAAAATAACAAGTATAAATCATTTAGATTTAAATATAGCAGAAAAAGCTATAGATAATTTAATTAAAATGATAAGTGGAAGACGACAAAAGAAAAAAAGAAGTTGTATAAGAATTATACAAAGAGAAAGTGTAAAAAAGATTAAGTAG
- the rpsF gene encoding 30S ribosomal protein S6, translating into MKKYELMFIINPTVLEEGREAVIEKVTGVLTAAGATIEKSEKWGERKLAYPIDKKKTGFYVLTTFEVDGTVLADVEAKLNITEEVLRYIIVKQN; encoded by the coding sequence ATGAAAAAATATGAATTAATGTTCATCATCAACCCAACTGTACTTGAAGAAGGTAGAGAGGCTGTAATCGAAAAAGTAACTGGAGTTTTAACTGCTGCAGGAGCAACTATCGAAAAAAGCGAAAAATGGGGAGAAAGAAAACTAGCATATCCTATCGATAAGAAGAAAACTGGTTTCTACGTATTAACTACTTTTGAAGTTGACGGAACTGTATTAGCAGATGTTGAAGCAAAACTTAACATAACAGAAGAAGTTTTAAGATACATCATTGTTAAACAAAACTAA
- a CDS encoding sugar phosphate isomerase/epimerase family protein, whose amino-acid sequence MKNTIHISDLIFYKKSQEEIISFLKENNIKNLELFIEPLEKEYTEKMLRVLENYKFDSISFHGPFRKCNLAVTEEEANKAAYYSFEESFKMGQKYNPKYYVLHTNEWIPNNNITDELKLDIAKKVKEIDKIAKSYNAVLAVENVGIRRTMVYNQEEFESLILDNGYSCLIDIGHAFVNGWDIPALIKKLKDNIVGYHFHNNDGLQDWHRPIHNGNIDYSEIFSLVKKYTPEAVVVLEYDFSEDAQTVLKDCRELEKLA is encoded by the coding sequence GTGAAAAACACAATACACATAAGCGATCTTATATTTTATAAGAAATCGCAAGAAGAGATCATTTCTTTTTTAAAGGAAAACAATATAAAAAATTTAGAACTTTTTATTGAGCCTTTAGAAAAAGAATACACTGAGAAAATGCTAAGAGTTCTAGAAAACTATAAATTTGATTCTATATCTTTTCATGGACCATTTAGAAAATGTAATCTTGCAGTAACAGAAGAGGAAGCAAATAAAGCTGCTTATTATAGTTTTGAAGAAAGTTTTAAAATGGGGCAAAAATATAACCCTAAATATTACGTACTTCATACAAATGAATGGATACCAAATAACAATATAACAGATGAGTTAAAATTAGATATTGCTAAAAAAGTAAAAGAGATAGATAAAATTGCGAAATCTTACAATGCAGTATTAGCTGTAGAAAATGTAGGAATAAGAAGAACTATGGTATATAATCAGGAAGAGTTTGAATCTCTTATATTAGATAATGGGTATAGTTGTCTAATAGATATAGGACATGCATTTGTAAATGGTTGGGATATACCAGCATTAATTAAAAAATTAAAAGATAATATAGTTGGTTATCATTTCCATAATAATGATGGGCTACAGGATTGGCACAGACCTATACACAACGGTAATATAGATTATAGTGAGATTTTCTCACTTGTAAAAAAATATACTCCTGAAGCAGTTGTGGTATTGGAATATGACTTTAGTGAAGATGCTCAAACAGTTTTAAAAGATTGTAGAGAGCTTGAAAAATTAGCATAG
- a CDS encoding TRAP transporter large permease, translating to MYSFLPIILLFVLFFLNIPIAFALMGATVFFFGILGTGMDLDLIMQTFIRSAESFPMLAIPFFIMAGSIMNYSGISKRLMNMAEVLTGHLTGGLAHVNILLSVLMGGISGSANADAAMQCKVLVPEMEKRGYSRGFSAAITAASSIVSPIIPPGIVLIIYALLSNVSVTKMFIAGYVPGVIIAGALMFTVAIIAKKRNYKPSREKRATIGEVFTQFKKSVWALILPFVIILGMRIGIFTPTEAGAIAVVITILIGFFVYKELKISQFPTILKETVYGTSTVMFIIIAANVFGAYLSWERIPFLLTGLLLKFNTSPWSLLLFINIILLIVGMFIDGGAAMIILAPLLIPAALKMGIDPLHLGIVMVVNIMIGGVTPPFGSMMFLTCSLLDLKIQEFIKEIFPFVITLLIVLFVLTYIPGIVLFLPNLLN from the coding sequence ATGTATAGTTTTCTACCCATAATTCTGTTGTTTGTTCTATTTTTTCTGAATATTCCAATTGCTTTTGCACTTATGGGGGCAACAGTATTTTTCTTTGGAATCTTAGGAACAGGAATGGATTTAGACCTTATAATGCAAACTTTTATAAGAAGTGCAGAATCTTTTCCTATGTTGGCAATTCCATTTTTCATAATGGCAGGGTCAATAATGAATTATTCAGGAATAAGTAAAAGACTTATGAATATGGCTGAAGTTCTAACTGGACATTTGACTGGGGGACTAGCACATGTTAATATATTACTGAGCGTACTTATGGGAGGAATATCAGGTTCCGCTAACGCAGATGCTGCTATGCAGTGCAAGGTACTAGTTCCAGAGATGGAAAAAAGAGGGTACTCAAGAGGATTTTCTGCAGCTATTACAGCAGCTTCATCAATAGTAAGTCCAATAATACCACCGGGAATAGTTTTAATAATTTATGCTTTGTTATCAAATGTATCAGTAACAAAGATGTTTATAGCTGGGTATGTTCCTGGAGTTATTATAGCTGGAGCATTGATGTTTACAGTTGCAATAATAGCTAAGAAACGTAATTATAAACCAAGTAGAGAAAAAAGAGCTACAATAGGAGAAGTATTTACGCAGTTTAAAAAGTCAGTATGGGCTCTTATTCTACCATTTGTTATTATTCTTGGAATGAGAATAGGAATATTTACACCTACTGAAGCTGGAGCTATAGCTGTTGTAATTACAATATTAATAGGATTTTTCGTGTATAAGGAATTAAAGATATCACAATTTCCTACAATTTTGAAAGAAACAGTTTATGGGACAAGTACAGTAATGTTTATAATAATAGCAGCTAATGTATTTGGAGCATATTTAAGTTGGGAAAGAATACCATTCTTATTGACAGGATTACTTTTAAAATTTAATACAAGTCCATGGTCACTACTACTTTTCATAAATATCATTCTACTTATAGTTGGAATGTTTATTGACGGAGGAGCAGCTATGATTATACTAGCTCCACTTTTAATACCTGCAGCATTAAAAATGGGAATAGATCCACTACATTTAGGAATTGTAATGGTTGTTAATATAATGATAGGTGGAGTAACACCACCATTTGGATCTATGATGTTTTTAACTTGTTCGCTACTAGATTTAAAAATCCAAGAGTTTATAAAAGAGATATTCCCTTTTGTAATAACCTTGTTAATTGTACTGTTTGTATTGACATACATTCCTGGCATAGTACTATTCCTGCCAAATTTATTAAATTAA